The genomic window GCCCGCGATGGGCGCCGCGACGAGCGCACCGACGGAGAAGAGCGAGGACGCCGCGGCGGCGACGATCGCGCCCCACTCGCGCGTGTCGGCCGCGTACGCGTACTGGTACGGCAGCACGCCTCCCCATCCGAGCGAACCGATGCCGGAGGCGATGACGAGCAGCATCGCGCGCACGGGCGGACTCCTTCCAGGTCGAGGGGGATGACGCGATCCCGGGGTCCGACGCAGCCGGCGCGCGGAATCCTCCGAGATTCGGCGTCGAATACTTCGATGTCGAAATCTTAGCAACCGAAACGCCTGTGCGAGAATTCCCGCATGGGGAAGCGGAGGCCGAGCGCGGCCGAGCAGCACCGGCGGGCCGTCGCCGCCTACGTCGCGGCGGGCGGCGAGGAGTCGGTGCAGCGCGTGATCACCGCGATCGGGAGCCTCTCGCGCAAGCTCGACCAGTGGTACGCCCGGCAGCTCGCCGACCTCGGCGTCACGGCGGGGGAGTGGGCCGTCATCGCCGCACTCGCCAAGTCGGACTCGGCGCTCACCCCGAGCCAGCTCGCCGACCTCACCAACGTCGCGCCGTCGTCGATGACGCATCGGCTCGACAAGCTCGCCGAGCGCGGATTCATCGAGCGCACGCCCGACGCCGAGAACCGCACGCGCATCCAGGTCGGCCTCACCCAGGACGGGTGGGAGTTCTTCAGCGTCGCGATCCGCGGATCCGACGTGGTCGAGTCGGACGTGCTGCAGGACCTGAGCGACGGCGACCGGGCCGAGCTCGCACGCCTCCTCGAGGTCGTGATCGCACGGCTCGACGACGTCGACGCGTAGGGGCCGGGACTCCCCGTCGGGACCCGCCGACCGGGCGGACCCCCGTAGGCGCCTCCGGTGCTACCCGACCTCGGCTGGCACCGCGGCGATCGCCTCGATCTCGACGAGCGCGCCCGGTCGCGCCGGTGCGACGGCGAGCACGGTCACGGCGGTGCGCTGCCCGCCCCACACCGAGCCGGTCGCCGCATACGCCTCGCTCGGATCGATGTCGGGCGCGAGATAGATCGTGAGCTTGGCGACGTGCTCGGGGCCGGTGCCGGCCGCGTCGAGCACCGCGAGCACGTTGCGGAGCGCCTGTTCGGTCTGCGGGCCCAGGCCCTCGAGCAGGGTGCCCGAGGCATCCGTGCCGTTCTGGCCGCCGACGTAGAGCGTGGGGCCCGCCGGCGCCAGCATGCCCTGCGCGAAGGCGGGGCTTCGGTGGAGCTGCTCCGGGTCGACCGGTGTCACGAGCGTCATGATTCTCATCCCTTCGGGTCGTGACCATCCTCCCGGGACCCGCCGACACCCGCCCGGCGGCGGCTCAGTCGAGCGGGCGCACCTCGAGCTCGTCGATGCGGATGACGCCGTCGCCGACCGCGAGCGCACCGGCCCAGACGCCGAGGAAACCGCCCGCGGCATCCGGCCCGAGGGCCCAGACCTCCGCCGTGCCGATTGCGATCTCGGGTGCGTCACCCACCCGCGCGGTACCCGTGGCCGTGAACCCGTCGACCTCGATGCGCAGCTCGACGACGCCGCCGTCGCCCGGCGCGGCCGTCTCGATCGCGCGCGTCGCGCCGTCGGCCGACCGCACGGTCGTGACGATCCGCCGCGCGTCCGCGCCGTCCTCCACGAGCAGGGTCAGGTGCGCGGCCTCGGAGTGGCGGAGCATCAGCCCGGCCGCGAACCCGGCGTGGGCGCGCTCGATCGAGAACCGCATCCGCACGAGCGAGCGGAGCCCGGGCAGTCGGGCGCCCAGGAATCCCAGCCCTCCGACGCGGTCGGGCGGGCAGCCGCCGGCGAGGAGCACGGCACCGTCGCCATCGAACTCGACGACCTCCTCGGGCAGCCGGCGCACCGCGTTCCATTCGGGATCGAGCCACTCGGTGCCCGAACCCTGGACAGCCGCCCCGAGCGAGACCCCGTCGGCCGGTGGCGTCGCGATCTCCGGCACGCCCTCGGACTCGACCTCGAGCGCCACGCGCCCGACGCCGGGCGCGAAGACCGGTCGCCCGTCCTCCCACTCGACCGGCACGAGGCAGGTCTGGCGGGCGAGGAGGCTCCGGCGACCCTCGACCAGACGCGTGGCGAGCAGCACCGCCCAGGTGCGGCCGTCGTCGTCGTCGACCAGGTCGGCGTGCCCGACGTCGACGAGCTCGGCGCGCGAGCCGAGATCGCGGTGCGTGAGCCTGGGATTGCCGGGGTCGCCCGCATAGGGCCCGGTGATCTCGTCGGCGTACGCCACGACGATCGCGTGGTCGCGCTCGGTGCCGCCCTCCGCCGCGAGCAGCAGCCAGCGGCCGGCGCGATGGAAGAGGTGCGGGCCCTCGGCCCAGCGTGCACCGAGGAGCGCGCCGCGCCACAGCACGTGCTCGTCGCCGATCGGCGCCCAGGTCGCGGCATCCAGCTCGCGCAGCCACACCTCGGTCTGCTCGGGCCAGTCGCCGGGGTCGGCGAGCCGCGTGCCGTGCAGCCACACGCGGCCGTCGTGGAACACGAGGGACGGATCGATGCCCTCGATCCCGTCGAACCACACCGGATCGGACCAGGGCCCGGCCGGATCGGACGCCGTCACGAGGAAATGCCCGCGGCGCCCGTTCCCGCCGACGACCGTGCACACGACGTGGAGGCGTCCGCCGTGCGCGCGGACGGTCGGCGCGAAGAGCCCGCCCGATGCGGGCACGCTCGAGAGGTCGAGCTGCCCGGGCCGGTGGACGGCGTGCCCCGCGAGCTCCCAGTGCACGAGGTCGCGCGACCGGTGCACCGGGAGCCCGGGCAGCATCTCGAAGGTGCTCGTGACGAGCACGAACTCGTCGCCCCACCGGCAGATGCTCGGGTCGGGGTGGCAACCCGGCAGGATCGGATTGCGATAGCGGCCCACGCGCGAGGCCTACGCGTTCCGGGCGGGAACTGCCGCGGCATCCGGCAGCGGCGCGACGGTCACGTCGGCGTGCAGTCGCCGGGTGTGGTCCACCCGACGCACGCGCCCCGTCAGCCGCAGCGCGTGCGAGAAGACGAGGTCGCCGCTCGAGCGACCGGCGCTCAGCACCAGCTCGCCCGGCTCCACGATGCGATCGCCGTCGCGTCCGGTGAACGCGGCCAGGTCGGCGGGAACCGCGAACGCGACCTCCACCGACTCGCCCGGCGCGAGCGGCACGCGCGCGTACGCGACGAGTCGTTGCACCGGCCGCACCACCGAGGCGACCGGGTCGTGCAGGTAGAGCTGCACGACCTCGACGGCCGCGCGCTCGCCCGCGTTGCGCAGCCGCAGCCGCACGGTCGCCTCGCCGGCGGTGTCGACCACGTCGTCGTCGCCCGCGAACGACTCCCACACGAACTCGCTGTACCCGAGCCCGTGCCCGAACGGGAAGGCCGGGGTCGGGTCGAGGTTCGACACGTCCGACGCCTGCGCGAGCGGGGCCGCGAGGTAGGTCGCGGGCTGCCCGCCGGGCGACGCCGGGATGCCGATCGGCAGCCGGCCGCTCGGGTTCACGCGCCCGCTCAGCACGCCGGCGATCGCGGTCGCGCCCTCCTCGCCCGCGAAGAACGCCTGGACGATCGCGGCGGCCTCGCCGGCGGCCCGGCCGAGCCAGTACGGCCGGCCCGAGAGCATGGTGACGACCGTCGGCGTGCCGCTGTCGAGCACCGCATCGACGAGCGTCGCCTGCGCGCCCGGCAGGTCGAGCGTGGCCACGTCGCAGCCCTCGCCGCTCGTGCCGCGCCCGAACAGCCCGGCCCGGTCGCCGAGCGCGAGCACGACGACGTCGGCGGATGCCGCGGCGCGCGCCGCGGCCGGGATGCCGTCGGTCTCGCCGCCGTCCACGCTCGTGCCCGTCTCGTGCACGACCTCGGCGTCGGAGAACTCGGCGCGGATCGCCTCGAGCAGGGTCGGGATGCGGATGCCCATCGCGACGCCCGGATGCTGCGACACGACGTGCGTCGGGAACGAGTAGCAGCCGAGCATCGCGTAGGGGTCATCGGCGTTCGGGCCGATCACCGCGATGCGCCTCGGCGCCGCGGCTCCGGCGCCGAGCGGCAGGACGCCGTGGTTCGCGACGAGCACGACCGACTCCTCGGCGAGCCGCGCGGCGAGGGCCCGGTTCTCGGGCGGGTCGAGGTCGACGGTGCCGCGCAGGGCCTCCGCGTCGGAGCGCGTCGCGCCGACGAGCGCCTCGGGCACGGGCGACCACTCGGCGTCGAGGAGGCCGAGTTCCGCCTTCTGGCGCAGCACGCGCCCGAGCGCCACGTCGACGAGCGCGACATCCAGCTCGCCCGCCTCGATCGCGCGGCGCAGCGGCTCGCCGAACGCCTTCACCGTCGGCAGCTCGACGTCGATGCCGGCCTCGAGCGCCTGCCCGGCCGCCTCGGCCCACGTGCCGGCGGTGCCGTGCAGCAGCTTGAGGAACGCGACCGCGAAGTAGTCGGCCACGACCGTGCCGTCGAAGCCCCAGGTCTCCCGGAGCAGCTCGGTGAGGATCCGGCGGTCGCCGGCGGTCGGTACGCCATCGAGGTCGGTGTACGCGTTCATGACGCTGCGCGCACCGCCCTCGCGGACGGCCATCTCGAACGGCGGCAGCAGCACGTCGGCGACCTCGCGAGGCCCGGCCGAGACCGGCGCGAGGTTGCGCCCCGCACGCGAGGCCGAGTAGCCGACGAAGTGCTTCAGGGTCGACACGACGCCGGAGGCCTCGAGCCCGCGCACGTACGCGGTGCCCACGGTGGCGACGAGGTACGGGTCCTCGCCGATCGTCTCCTCGACCCGGCCCCAGCGCGGGTCGCGGACGACGTCGAGCACGGGGGCGAGCCCTTGGTGCACGCCGACCGAGCGCATGTCCTCGCCGATGCGGCGCGCCATCCGCTCGACCAGCTCGGGGTCGAACGACGCGCCCCAGGACAGCGGGACCGGGTAGGCGGTCGCGCCCCACGCCGCGAAGCCCGCGAGGCACTCCTCGTGCGCGAGCGCCGGGATGCCGAAGCGGTTCGAGGCCGCGATGCGCTCCTGCGCGCGGGCGAGCGAGAGGGCACCCACGGCGGCGTCGATCGGCGCCGTGCCGAACGGCCGGGTGAGCTGGCCGAGCCCCGCGGGCAGCAGCGCGTCGAGGTCGACGTCGTCGTTCAGGTCGTGCTGGTGCGGGGCGACGTCGCCGCCCTCGTCGGAGGCGCCGACCCAGACGCCGTAGAGCTGCGCGAGCTTCTCGTCGAGCGACATCCGCTCGATCAGGGCCGCGACCCGCTCGGCCACGGGCAGCGACGCGTCGCGCCAGGGCGTGGCGGGCGCGTCATCCGCGGTGCCGGCGATGGCGAGCTGCTCGGTCATCCCTTCACCGCCCCGGTGAGGCCGCCGACGATGCGGCGCTCGAAGATGCTGAAGAAGACCAGCGCCGGGATCATCGACAGCGACGTGAACGCGAGCACCTTGGCGGTGTCGACCGAGTACTGCGACGCGAAGGCCTGGACGCCGAGCGGCAGGGTGAACGACTCCTCGTTGTTCAGGATGAACAGCGGCAGGAGGTAGCTGTTCCAGCTCGCGATGAACGCGAGGATGCCCACCGTGATGACGCCCGGCAGGGCCAGCGGCACCACCATGCGCCAGAAGAAGCCGAGCCGCGACGCGCCGTCGATCGCGGCGGCCTCCTCGATCTCGTCGGGGATGGCGCGCAGGAACGGCACGAGGATGATGATCGTCGTGGGGAGCGCGAACGCGATCTGCGGCAGGATGAGGCCCGTCATCGAGTTCATCAGGCCGAGGTTGCGCACCACGATGTACAGCGGCGTGATCGCGACCGTCATCGGGAACATGAGCCCGGCGGCGAAGATCGCGTAGAGCACCCCGCGCGCCCGGAAGCGGTAGCGCGCGAGCACGTAGCTGGCCATGAGCCCGAGCGCGACGACGCCGATCGTCGTCACCACGGCGGCGATGGTGGAGTTGCCCACCTCGCCCCAGAAGGTCGTGCTGCCGAGCACGCCGAGGTAGTTCTCGGTCACCCACGGCGACGGCATCCCCGACGGGTCGGCCGTGATCTGGGAGTTGGTCCGGAAGCCGCCGATGATGATGTAGAGGATCGGCGCCAGCATCAGGCCGATCACCACGAGGGCGACGAAGTAGATCGCGGGGCTGCCCCACGGCAGCCGGTCGGTGCCGCGGGCTCGGGCGGCTCGCGGGATGGCGATGGACGACGCGGTCATCGATCGCTCCGTTCGGTGAGGGCGCCCGCGGTGTCCCGGCGCAGCACGAAGCGCTGGTAGACGAGGGCGACGACGAGTGAGATGAGGAACAGCACGACCGCCACGGCGCTGCCGTAGCCGTAGTTGCCCGCGTTGCGGCCGTTGGCGACCATGTAGGTCGCCATGGTCGAGGTGCCCGCGGTCGAGGCGATGTACTGGCCCCAGATGATGTAGACGAGGTCGAAGAGCTGCAGCGATCCGATGATCGACAGGAACGCCCAGATGCGCAGGGTCGGGCCCAGGAGCGGCAGCGTGATCCGGCGCTGGATCTGCCAGTAGGACGCGCCGTCGATCTGCGCGGCCTCGGTGAGCTCCTGCGGGATGCCCTGGAGGCCGGCGAGGAACAGGATGACGGCGAAGCCGACGTACTTCCAGGTGATGATGCCGAGCAGGGTCCAGATGGCGAGGTCGGGGTTGGAGAGCCAGTCCTGCGCGAGGGCTCCCAGGCCGACCTTCTCGAGGAGGCCGTTCAGCGCGCCGTTGCTCTGGAGCATGAGGCTCCAGCCGGTGCCCACGACGACCTCGGCGATGACATAGGGCACGAAGATGAGCACCCGGATCGCCGACTGCCCGCGCATGGGGCGGTTGAGCAGCAGCGCGAGCAGCAGCGCGAGCGGCCCCTGCAGGACGAGCGACATCACGACGATCACGAGGTTGTGCCAGAGCGCCTCGTGGAAGGTCGGGTCCTGCACGATCGTGACGTAGTTCTGCAGCCCGATGAAGTCGGTCGGCGGGCCGAAGCCCTTCCAGCGGAAGAAGCCGTAGTACCCCGCCATGACCACGGGGAAGATGACGAAGGCGAGGAAGATCACGAGGGCCGGGCCGACGAGCACGGCGATCTCCATGACCTGGCGCCAGTCGGCCGCCCGGCGCCGCCGGGTCGAGGCCGCCGGCGCGGCGGCTCGGCGAGGGGCCGGGGACGACAGCTCGTCCCCGGCCCGGTCGCCGTTCGCCGGGGCTCGCCCCACGGAAGGGGAGCTGGTGCGAACGCTCATGGTGCGGGAGCCTCTCAGCCCTTCTTGATGGCGTCTTCGACGGCGTCGACGATGCCCTGCGGGTCGCCCTTGCCGGCGAGCAGGTCGACGACGCCGACGTTCAGCGCGTTGCCGACGTTCTGGCCGAGCAGCGTGTCGAGCCACACCGAGACGTAGGGCGCGTCGTTGTAGGAGGCGAGCACCTCCTGCAGCGCGGGGTCGGTCACGACGCCCTGCGCGTCCTTGTTGGCCGGCAGCGTGACGAACGCCTCGGCGTACGCCTCCTGCTGCGCCTTCTGCGAGGCGAACTCGAGGAACTCGGCGCACTCCTTCGGCGCATCGACATAGCAGCTGTAGCCGTCGACGCCGCCCATCATGGCGCCCTCGCCGCCGTCGCCCCCGTCCACGGCCGGGAAGGGGAACCAGCCGAGGTCGGCGAGCGGCTGCTCGTCGGGCGTGAGCGAGGCGATCACGCCCGGATCCCACGCGCCCATGAGCTCCATCGCGGCCTTGTGGTTGGCGACCAGGCCGGCCGAGGACCCGGCGCCCTGCTGGGCCGACGTGGTGAGGAAGCCGTCGTTGAACGGCTCGGTCGCGGCGAACTCCTGGAGGTCCTCGCCGGCGCGCAGGAAGCACTCGTCGGAGAAGCTCGGCTCGGTCGCGAGCTCGGCCATGACGTCCTGCGAGCACTCGCGCAGGGCGAAGAAGTAGTACCAGTGGGCGGCGGGCCAGGCGTCCTTGGCGCCCAGGGCGATGGGCGCGATCCCGCTGGCCTTGAGCTTGTCGACGGCGTCGCCCAGCTCGTCGAACGTGGTGGGCGTCTCGGTGATGCCCGCCTGCTCGAAGAGGTCCTTGCTGTAGTAGATGCCGCCGGGCAGCACCGAGGACGGCACGCCGTAGATCTTGCCGTCGACCGAGAAGGCGGCGAGCGAGCCCTCGCCGAGCGCGGTCTTGGTGTCGTCCGAGAGCGCGTCGGTCAGGTCCTGCGCCTGGCCGGCCTCGACGACGGCGGCGAGCTTGCCGCCGCCGCGGGCCATGAAGATGTCGGGCGCGTCGCCGGAGTTCAGCGCGGTCTGGAGCTTGCCGTCCATGTCCTCGTTCTGCACGGACTGGATCGTGATGTCGACGCCCGGGTGCTCGGCTTCGAACGCCGTGGCCGTCTCCTCCCAGTACGCCTTGCCGGGGCCGGTGGTGGAGTTGTGCCAGAAGGTGAGCTCGACCGAGCCGTCCTCCGAGCCACTGTCTCCCGTGCTGCACCCCGTCACGGTGCCCAGGGCCACGGCGGCCACGGCGCCGAGCGTCACGAGCCGCGTGATGCTGCGTCTGTTCATCATTGAACCTCTCGAAAGTTTCGACGGCAACGTCGAAAGTGATCTGGACGGCTCGAATATACGCGGCGACCGATATGCGGTCAAGCGCAACATATTTGGCGTGCCGCGGCGCGTCGCAGCGCGGCCGTCCCTAGAGTGGACGCGTGGCAGACCGGCTCGGCAGTTTCGACGGCGTGCATCGACGCAATCTCGCGCGCGTGCTCGGCCTCGTGCACCTCGAAGGGCCGCTGTCGCGCGCCCGGCTGACCTCGCTCACGGGGCTCAACCGCTCGACGATCGCCGCGCTCGCGGGCGAGCTCGTCGAGATCGGCCTCGTCGAGGAGCGCGCTCCCGACCCGACCAACCGCGTGGGTCGCCCCTCGCCGGTGGTCGCCCCCGACGTCCGCGTGGTCGCGATCGCCGTGAACCCCGAGGTCGACGCGGTCACGATCGCCGCCGTCGGGCTCAACGGACGGATCGCGGCGCGCGAGCGCATCGAGGTCGACCACCTCGTCACGCCCGAGGAGACCGCGAGGCTCACGGCCGACGCGATCGCGCGCTGGCGCGCGGCGTCGCTCCGCAGCGCCCGGTTCGCCGGCGTCGGGCTCGCCGTGCCGGGACTCGTCCGCGCCTCCGACGGGCTCGTGCGCTTCGCGCCCCACCTCGAGTGGCGCGAGGCGCCGATCCGGGCATTCGTCGAGGAGGCGACCGGGCTGCCCACCGCCGTCGGCAACGATGCGAGCCTCGGCGCGATCGCCGAGCACCTCTTCGGCGCGGGCCGAGGCGTCGACGACCTCGTCTACCTCAACGGCGGCGCGAGCGGCATCGGCGGCGGCCTCATCGTGCACGGCCGCGCGGTCGGCGGCACGAGCGGGTACGCGGGGGAGTTCGGACAGAACCGACCCGGCATCGCGTCGGCCGACGATCGCCGCGCCGCGGGCGGCGTGCTCGAGGACGAGGTCAGTCGCACGCGCCTGCTCGAGGCGGTCGGGCTGCGCGCGGCCGACGAGCCGACGCTCGCCGCCGCCATCCGCTCGGCGCTCGACGGCGCGGATGCCGCGACCGTCGCCGCGGAGCTCGACCGCCAGCGCCGCATCCTCGCCACCGCGCTCGCCAATGCCGTCAACGTGCTGAACCCCTCGCTCGTGATCCTGGGCGGCTTCCTCGCCACGCTCGCCGACCTCGACCCCGAGGCGCTCCGTGCCGCCATGGCCGCCCAGGCCATGCCCGCCGCGGTCGAGGACGTCGAGGTGCGCGTCGCCGCGCTCGGCGAGGACCGCCTGATGATCGGTGCGGCCGAGGCCGCGTTCGCCGGCCTCCTGGCGGATCCGCTCGCCGCGGCCGGCTGACGCCGTCGGGCGCCCGCACTTGCGCGACCGGGGGGTCCGTTCGCTAAGAT from Agromyces aurantiacus includes these protein-coding regions:
- a CDS encoding MarR family winged helix-turn-helix transcriptional regulator — translated: MGKRRPSAAEQHRRAVAAYVAAGGEESVQRVITAIGSLSRKLDQWYARQLADLGVTAGEWAVIAALAKSDSALTPSQLADLTNVAPSSMTHRLDKLAERGFIERTPDAENRTRIQVGLTQDGWEFFSVAIRGSDVVESDVLQDLSDGDRAELARLLEVVIARLDDVDA
- a CDS encoding beta-glucosidase family protein, giving the protein MTEQLAIAGTADDAPATPWRDASLPVAERVAALIERMSLDEKLAQLYGVWVGASDEGGDVAPHQHDLNDDVDLDALLPAGLGQLTRPFGTAPIDAAVGALSLARAQERIAASNRFGIPALAHEECLAGFAAWGATAYPVPLSWGASFDPELVERMARRIGEDMRSVGVHQGLAPVLDVVRDPRWGRVEETIGEDPYLVATVGTAYVRGLEASGVVSTLKHFVGYSASRAGRNLAPVSAGPREVADVLLPPFEMAVREGGARSVMNAYTDLDGVPTAGDRRILTELLRETWGFDGTVVADYFAVAFLKLLHGTAGTWAEAAGQALEAGIDVELPTVKAFGEPLRRAIEAGELDVALVDVALGRVLRQKAELGLLDAEWSPVPEALVGATRSDAEALRGTVDLDPPENRALAARLAEESVVLVANHGVLPLGAGAAAPRRIAVIGPNADDPYAMLGCYSFPTHVVSQHPGVAMGIRIPTLLEAIRAEFSDAEVVHETGTSVDGGETDGIPAAARAAASADVVVLALGDRAGLFGRGTSGEGCDVATLDLPGAQATLVDAVLDSGTPTVVTMLSGRPYWLGRAAGEAAAIVQAFFAGEEGATAIAGVLSGRVNPSGRLPIGIPASPGGQPATYLAAPLAQASDVSNLDPTPAFPFGHGLGYSEFVWESFAGDDDVVDTAGEATVRLRLRNAGERAAVEVVQLYLHDPVASVVRPVQRLVAYARVPLAPGESVEVAFAVPADLAAFTGRDGDRIVEPGELVLSAGRSSGDLVFSHALRLTGRVRRVDHTRRLHADVTVAPLPDAAAVPARNA
- a CDS encoding RidA family protein, whose protein sequence is MTLVTPVDPEQLHRSPAFAQGMLAPAGPTLYVGGQNGTDASGTLLEGLGPQTEQALRNVLAVLDAAGTGPEHVAKLTIYLAPDIDPSEAYAATGSVWGGQRTAVTVLAVAPARPGALVEIEAIAAVPAEVG
- a CDS encoding ROK family protein, giving the protein MADRLGSFDGVHRRNLARVLGLVHLEGPLSRARLTSLTGLNRSTIAALAGELVEIGLVEERAPDPTNRVGRPSPVVAPDVRVVAIAVNPEVDAVTIAAVGLNGRIAARERIEVDHLVTPEETARLTADAIARWRAASLRSARFAGVGLAVPGLVRASDGLVRFAPHLEWREAPIRAFVEEATGLPTAVGNDASLGAIAEHLFGAGRGVDDLVYLNGGASGIGGGLIVHGRAVGGTSGYAGEFGQNRPGIASADDRRAAGGVLEDEVSRTRLLEAVGLRAADEPTLAAAIRSALDGADAATVAAELDRQRRILATALANAVNVLNPSLVILGGFLATLADLDPEALRAAMAAQAMPAAVEDVEVRVAALGEDRLMIGAAEAAFAGLLADPLAAAG
- a CDS encoding carbohydrate ABC transporter permease, with the protein product MTASSIAIPRAARARGTDRLPWGSPAIYFVALVVIGLMLAPILYIIIGGFRTNSQITADPSGMPSPWVTENYLGVLGSTTFWGEVGNSTIAAVVTTIGVVALGLMASYVLARYRFRARGVLYAIFAAGLMFPMTVAITPLYIVVRNLGLMNSMTGLILPQIAFALPTTIIILVPFLRAIPDEIEEAAAIDGASRLGFFWRMVVPLALPGVITVGILAFIASWNSYLLPLFILNNEESFTLPLGVQAFASQYSVDTAKVLAFTSLSMIPALVFFSIFERRIVGGLTGAVKG
- a CDS encoding extracellular solute-binding protein; the encoded protein is MNRRSITRLVTLGAVAAVALGTVTGCSTGDSGSEDGSVELTFWHNSTTGPGKAYWEETATAFEAEHPGVDITIQSVQNEDMDGKLQTALNSGDAPDIFMARGGGKLAAVVEAGQAQDLTDALSDDTKTALGEGSLAAFSVDGKIYGVPSSVLPGGIYYSKDLFEQAGITETPTTFDELGDAVDKLKASGIAPIALGAKDAWPAAHWYYFFALRECSQDVMAELATEPSFSDECFLRAGEDLQEFAATEPFNDGFLTTSAQQGAGSSAGLVANHKAAMELMGAWDPGVIASLTPDEQPLADLGWFPFPAVDGGDGGEGAMMGGVDGYSCYVDAPKECAEFLEFASQKAQQEAYAEAFVTLPANKDAQGVVTDPALQEVLASYNDAPYVSVWLDTLLGQNVGNALNVGVVDLLAGKGDPQGIVDAVEDAIKKG
- a CDS encoding carbohydrate ABC transporter permease, with protein sequence MSVRTSSPSVGRAPANGDRAGDELSSPAPRRAAAPAASTRRRRAADWRQVMEIAVLVGPALVIFLAFVIFPVVMAGYYGFFRWKGFGPPTDFIGLQNYVTIVQDPTFHEALWHNLVIVVMSLVLQGPLALLLALLLNRPMRGQSAIRVLIFVPYVIAEVVVGTGWSLMLQSNGALNGLLEKVGLGALAQDWLSNPDLAIWTLLGIITWKYVGFAVILFLAGLQGIPQELTEAAQIDGASYWQIQRRITLPLLGPTLRIWAFLSIIGSLQLFDLVYIIWGQYIASTAGTSTMATYMVANGRNAGNYGYGSAVAVVLFLISLVVALVYQRFVLRRDTAGALTERSDR
- a CDS encoding glycoside hydrolase family 43 protein, whose protein sequence is MGRYRNPILPGCHPDPSICRWGDEFVLVTSTFEMLPGLPVHRSRDLVHWELAGHAVHRPGQLDLSSVPASGGLFAPTVRAHGGRLHVVCTVVGGNGRRGHFLVTASDPAGPWSDPVWFDGIEGIDPSLVFHDGRVWLHGTRLADPGDWPEQTEVWLRELDAATWAPIGDEHVLWRGALLGARWAEGPHLFHRAGRWLLLAAEGGTERDHAIVVAYADEITGPYAGDPGNPRLTHRDLGSRAELVDVGHADLVDDDDGRTWAVLLATRLVEGRRSLLARQTCLVPVEWEDGRPVFAPGVGRVALEVESEGVPEIATPPADGVSLGAAVQGSGTEWLDPEWNAVRRLPEEVVEFDGDGAVLLAGGCPPDRVGGLGFLGARLPGLRSLVRMRFSIERAHAGFAAGLMLRHSEAAHLTLLVEDGADARRIVTTVRSADGATRAIETAAPGDGGVVELRIEVDGFTATGTARVGDAPEIAIGTAEVWALGPDAAGGFLGVWAGALAVGDGVIRIDELEVRPLD